A genomic region of Jeotgalibaca ciconiae contains the following coding sequences:
- the menA gene encoding 1,4-dihydroxy-2-naphthoate polyprenyltransferase, with protein sequence MLTLPIFLELVEIKTKLASLFPFLLGMLYASYHFSSFNFFNTLLFFIAMIVFDMATTAINNTMDYVKAKNTLYRNEENILGKAGISVKKATQLIIGMVSFAAVVGLVLTYRTNVLLLILGIVCFLVGIFYTFGPFPISRMPLGEVLSGITMGFGIFFIAVFINVPESYLMYLSVDWPLFSLEGNIVSVLVVFLNSLPLVFTIANIMLANNICDYETDISNHRYTLVYYIGKSIALKVYAILYYSVFVAIVLAVLLGTTTPWMLAVLLLFPLIQRNIKRFVANPDKATTFGIAIKNLVLLHSLQIVLLIIGIIFS encoded by the coding sequence ATGTTAACTTTGCCAATTTTTTTAGAACTTGTGGAAATAAAAACGAAATTAGCTAGTCTTTTTCCTTTTTTATTAGGAATGCTATATGCTTCTTATCATTTTTCTTCTTTTAATTTTTTTAATACCTTACTATTTTTTATAGCGATGATTGTGTTTGATATGGCGACAACTGCGATTAATAACACAATGGACTATGTCAAAGCAAAAAATACGCTGTATCGTAATGAAGAGAATATTTTAGGGAAAGCGGGCATTTCTGTTAAGAAAGCAACGCAATTAATTATTGGAATGGTGAGCTTTGCAGCTGTTGTCGGCTTGGTGCTTACCTACCGTACGAATGTATTGTTGCTTATATTAGGGATAGTTTGCTTTTTAGTAGGGATTTTTTATACATTCGGTCCTTTTCCGATATCGCGAATGCCGTTAGGTGAAGTGTTATCTGGGATTACGATGGGATTTGGTATTTTCTTCATCGCAGTATTTATTAATGTACCGGAGAGTTATTTAATGTATTTGAGCGTAGATTGGCCGCTTTTCTCTCTAGAAGGAAATATCGTCTCCGTTTTAGTCGTATTCTTAAACTCTTTGCCGTTAGTTTTTACAATAGCGAATATTATGTTAGCGAATAACATTTGTGATTACGAAACAGATATTAGCAACCATCGTTACACGCTTGTCTATTATATTGGTAAATCGATTGCTTTGAAGGTGTATGCAATTTTATACTACAGCGTCTTTGTGGCCATTGTGCTAGCAGTGTTATTAGGAACCACTACACCATGGATGCTTGCAGTTTTATTACTTTTTCCGCTGATTCAAAGAAACATCAAGCGTTTTGTAGCAAATCCTGATAAGGCGACAACATTCGGCATTGCAATAAAAAATCTTGTTTTGCTTCACTCCTTACAGATCGTCTTATTGATCATTGGGATTATTTTTAGTTAA
- a CDS encoding FAD:protein FMN transferase gives MRNSRSVSRLFLALILIAVVLTGCGGNKTEKLRKQAYENTEFLMGTYVTLRIFNEGKEETLEKGFALVRDLADKITGETMDSEISAINEAAGEHPVAVSEEVYELLKIADEYSDEVGGQFNYAIGSITNLWRIGFDDARKPSQEEIDQALQSIDFTRVEFNDEDHSVFLPDENMELDLGAIAKGYMTDQVHELFLEEGITSAIIDLGGNVFVMGGSPSRDGEVWNVGIQDPLAERGESIGSTQQTDRSIVTSGIYERYIEVDGQVYHHLMNPNTGYPFDNEIAGISIISEKSVDGDALSTLVFGLGLEAGLDYVNGRNDVDAVFITKDKEVYLSDGIKENFQLTNEAYTLMEE, from the coding sequence ATGCGAAATTCTCGCAGTGTTTCTCGATTATTTCTAGCTCTTATTCTTATTGCGGTTGTCTTAACCGGATGCGGTGGGAATAAGACAGAAAAACTACGCAAGCAAGCATATGAAAATACAGAGTTTTTGATGGGGACGTATGTTACGTTACGTATTTTTAATGAAGGAAAAGAAGAAACATTAGAAAAGGGCTTTGCTCTTGTTCGCGATCTTGCTGATAAAATTACAGGTGAGACAATGGATTCAGAAATATCCGCAATTAATGAGGCGGCAGGTGAGCATCCTGTTGCCGTTTCGGAAGAAGTCTATGAATTATTGAAGATTGCGGATGAATACAGCGACGAAGTGGGTGGCCAGTTTAATTATGCGATTGGTTCCATTACGAACTTGTGGCGCATCGGTTTTGATGATGCTCGAAAACCATCCCAAGAAGAAATCGATCAGGCTTTACAATCAATTGATTTTACAAGAGTAGAATTTAATGATGAAGACCATTCTGTTTTTTTGCCGGATGAAAATATGGAACTTGACTTAGGCGCGATTGCAAAAGGCTATATGACTGATCAGGTTCACGAGTTGTTTTTAGAAGAGGGTATTACAAGTGCCATTATTGATTTAGGCGGGAATGTGTTTGTGATGGGAGGCTCTCCAAGTCGAGATGGAGAAGTTTGGAATGTGGGAATTCAAGATCCACTCGCAGAGCGCGGTGAAAGCATCGGTTCCACTCAACAAACAGATCGATCCATCGTTACTTCTGGTATCTATGAGCGCTATATAGAAGTGGACGGTCAAGTTTATCATCATCTCATGAATCCAAATACAGGTTACCCTTTTGATAACGAAATTGCAGGAATTTCTATTATTTCCGAAAAATCCGTTGACGGTGATGCTCTTTCGACCTTGGTATTCGGCTTAGGACTGGAAGCTGGGCTCGATTACGTGAATGGCCGCAACGATGTTGATGCAGTCTTTATTACAAAAGATAAAGAAGTTTACCTTTCCGATGGAATAAAAGAGAACTTTCAATTAACAAATGAAGCATACACATTAATGGAAGAGTAG
- a CDS encoding FMN-binding protein has product MAFNKKLSVWTLTLASTLLLAACGSGDTETDTGTVSDSSAESAVGTDEVTGLQDGTYKLVEKNLDDNGWKVDFTIEVTDGEISSSDYDYLNEAGEKKSEDEGYQTAMADKVGTGPQDYLPELNEQLVEKQDPAEVEVVTGATHSSENFKVYAQQLVDAAKEGNTETIEIDN; this is encoded by the coding sequence ATGGCTTTTAATAAAAAACTATCCGTATGGACATTAACTTTAGCATCTACTCTTCTTTTAGCAGCTTGTGGAAGCGGAGATACTGAAACAGATACTGGTACTGTTTCAGATTCATCAGCAGAATCAGCAGTAGGTACTGATGAAGTAACAGGTTTGCAAGATGGTACTTATAAATTGGTAGAAAAAAACTTAGATGACAATGGTTGGAAAGTTGACTTCACAATTGAAGTGACAGATGGAGAAATCTCATCATCTGATTATGACTACTTAAATGAAGCTGGCGAAAAGAAATCTGAAGACGAAGGTTACCAAACAGCTATGGCTGACAAAGTTGGTACTGGTCCACAAGATTACTTGCCAGAATTAAACGAACAATTAGTTGAAAAACAAGATCCTGCTGAAGTAGAAGTTGTAACTGGAGCTACACATTCTTCTGAAAACTTCAAAGTATACGCACAACAATTAGTTGATGCAGCTAAAGAAGGAAACACAGAAACAATCGAAATCGATAACTAA
- a CDS encoding polyprenyl synthetase family protein — translation MKIHPMWDEYPALRNELEATISLIEEHIRIKNIEVQNKIKEMLFSGGKLLRPAYTILFSQFSSKQNVEKSRALAAAVEVLHMATLIHDDVIDESNIRRGQATMNAAYNNRIAVYTGDYLFTVCFRLLQDYVNEAGEVPLDTKGMETILIGELNQMSKKYAVKMRMRDYLSQVKGKTAQLFALSCYSGAYSRDEKFAKQAYQIGNNIGMAFQITDDILDYSYDAKKIGKPPMQDLRNGIYTAPLLYAMETKKKEIEPYLLKKESITDEELLQVLKIVEESGGIEKARELAAKYTNKALKQIKNLPDVDAKISISRITEQMLQRNF, via the coding sequence ATGAAGATTCATCCAATGTGGGATGAGTATCCGGCCCTACGCAATGAGCTGGAAGCAACAATTTCGCTGATTGAAGAACATATTAGGATTAAAAATATAGAAGTACAAAATAAAATAAAAGAAATGTTGTTTTCTGGCGGAAAGTTATTACGTCCAGCCTACACCATTCTATTTTCACAATTTTCGAGCAAGCAAAATGTTGAAAAATCCAGAGCGCTCGCAGCAGCTGTTGAAGTACTGCATATGGCGACCTTGATTCACGATGATGTCATTGATGAATCGAATATTCGTCGCGGTCAAGCAACAATGAACGCTGCTTATAATAATCGGATCGCTGTTTATACAGGAGATTATCTATTTACAGTTTGTTTTAGGTTGCTTCAAGATTATGTGAATGAAGCAGGAGAAGTCCCCTTGGATACAAAAGGGATGGAGACCATTTTAATTGGTGAGTTAAATCAGATGTCAAAAAAATATGCGGTTAAAATGCGGATGCGGGACTACCTCAGTCAAGTAAAAGGCAAAACTGCGCAGCTGTTTGCTTTAAGTTGCTATTCCGGAGCATACAGCCGTGATGAGAAATTCGCTAAACAGGCTTATCAGATTGGAAATAATATTGGTATGGCCTTTCAAATTACTGATGATATTCTAGATTATTCTTATGATGCTAAAAAAATTGGCAAACCGCCTATGCAAGATTTACGAAACGGTATTTATACTGCCCCATTACTGTATGCGATGGAGACGAAGAAAAAAGAAATCGAACCGTATCTTCTGAAAAAAGAATCCATTACGGATGAAGAATTATTGCAAGTTCTTAAGATTGTAGAAGAATCGGGCGGCATTGAAAAAGCACGTGAATTAGCAGCGAAATATACCAATAAAGCTTTGAAACAAATCAAGAATTTACCGGATGTTGATGCGAAGATATCGATATCGCGTATTACTGAGCAAATGCTGCAAAGAAATTTTTAG
- a CDS encoding NusG domain II-containing protein, protein MMKYIKMIRRGDVIIVLLLMMASFLPLGVFTYYQAKANDSDLQAIVKVDGKAMKVFDLVDDGETEAFYYVDDHGHENVIVRTGTSVEITEANCGDQVCVRMNAIDAVGETILCLPHRLLVEVTSDQPVDNIDGLDVIS, encoded by the coding sequence ATGATGAAATATATAAAAATGATTCGTCGTGGAGATGTAATCATCGTTTTGTTATTAATGATGGCATCTTTTTTACCGTTAGGAGTGTTTACCTACTATCAAGCCAAAGCGAATGATTCCGATTTGCAGGCAATTGTGAAGGTTGACGGTAAAGCAATGAAGGTCTTTGATTTAGTAGATGATGGAGAAACTGAAGCGTTCTACTATGTTGATGATCACGGTCACGAAAATGTCATCGTTCGAACTGGTACATCGGTTGAGATAACTGAAGCGAACTGTGGTGACCAAGTGTGTGTACGCATGAATGCAATTGATGCTGTGGGAGAGACGATTCTTTGTCTGCCGCATCGTTTGTTGGTCGAAGTAACATCCGATCAGCCAGTCGATAATATAGATGGTTTAGATGTCATTTCGTAA
- a CDS encoding FAD-dependent oxidoreductase: MAKTNIVVIGAGFAGVAATKKLAKHFKKNDDVLITLIDRHSYQTYMTELHEVAAGRVEPDAIQYDLKRLFNRNKNVDIVTDEVKHVDHDKKEVTTEKTVFQYDHLIIAMGGEPNTFNIPGVEEHGFTLWSWEDANTLRRHIKDTVEAAAIEHDKEKRKAMLTMVVSGAGFTGVEMIGDLMEWKDRLAEDNKLDPEEFSFHLVEAAPIILGVVTEKESSKAEKYLKKNGVNIIKGNGVAKVEPNLIELTDGTVIPTHTLIWTAGVKANSDVAEYGIERARAGRLVANKYMEAQGVEDVYLAGDIVYYEEPDKDNRPVPQIVQSAEQTGHTAAANIIATIDGKEKTEHKGNYQGFMISIGSRYGVAYLMDKIHLSGFIAMAVKHLINLFYFLTIGSLFYFVKYIHHEFFHIRDGRSIFRKHLSRYGNVLWNLPLRVFYGSMWLFEGLKKAFGLFGSTSWFGNDVVLPFSWLQDPTSGATEAVEEVSHAVFGLNYVYGEEPMMVLKEMPGWFSKIMEFMIPNVEVALFFQKFMTLVEIAIGLAIIVGLFTWLANATTVALVVSFSLSGMFYWVNMWFVPVAISLMNGSGRAVGLDYYVIPWIQKKLGKWWYGDIKSIYEPGVEK, encoded by the coding sequence ATGGCAAAAACGAATATTGTTGTGATTGGCGCTGGTTTTGCTGGTGTTGCAGCTACTAAAAAGCTAGCGAAACATTTTAAAAAGAACGACGACGTTTTAATTACATTGATTGATCGTCATTCTTATCAAACGTATATGACTGAACTTCATGAAGTGGCAGCTGGCCGTGTAGAACCGGATGCAATTCAATATGACTTGAAGCGTTTATTCAATCGTAATAAAAACGTGGATATCGTTACAGATGAAGTTAAACATGTGGACCATGATAAAAAGGAAGTAACAACTGAGAAAACAGTTTTCCAATATGATCATTTGATTATTGCAATGGGCGGCGAGCCTAACACCTTTAACATTCCTGGTGTAGAAGAACATGGATTCACATTGTGGTCTTGGGAAGATGCAAATACTTTGCGTCGTCACATCAAAGACACGGTAGAAGCTGCGGCAATCGAGCATGATAAAGAGAAACGTAAAGCAATGTTGACTATGGTTGTTTCTGGTGCTGGTTTTACTGGTGTGGAAATGATCGGAGACTTAATGGAATGGAAAGATCGTCTGGCTGAAGATAACAAACTTGATCCAGAAGAATTTAGTTTCCATTTAGTTGAAGCTGCTCCAATTATTCTAGGAGTAGTAACTGAAAAAGAATCTTCTAAAGCTGAAAAATACTTGAAGAAGAATGGCGTAAACATTATTAAAGGAAACGGTGTTGCGAAAGTTGAACCAAATTTGATTGAGTTAACAGATGGTACTGTCATTCCTACTCATACACTGATCTGGACAGCTGGAGTAAAAGCGAATTCTGATGTAGCTGAATATGGCATCGAGCGCGCACGTGCTGGACGTCTTGTTGCAAATAAATACATGGAAGCTCAAGGAGTGGAAGATGTTTATTTAGCAGGAGATATTGTTTACTACGAAGAACCTGACAAAGATAATCGCCCGGTTCCTCAAATTGTTCAAAGTGCCGAACAAACAGGACATACGGCAGCAGCCAACATCATTGCAACGATTGATGGAAAAGAAAAGACAGAACATAAAGGAAATTACCAAGGCTTCATGATTTCAATCGGTTCTCGCTATGGTGTAGCGTACTTAATGGATAAAATTCATTTGAGTGGTTTCATTGCAATGGCTGTGAAGCATTTAATTAACTTGTTCTATTTCTTGACAATCGGTTCCTTGTTCTATTTTGTGAAGTATATTCACCATGAATTCTTCCATATTAGAGATGGCCGTAGTATTTTCCGTAAACATCTATCAAGATACGGAAATGTTCTTTGGAATCTTCCGTTGCGAGTATTTTATGGTAGTATGTGGCTCTTTGAAGGTCTGAAGAAAGCCTTTGGTCTCTTCGGCTCTACGTCTTGGTTTGGCAATGATGTTGTTTTACCATTCTCATGGTTGCAAGATCCAACATCTGGCGCAACAGAAGCAGTCGAGGAAGTGTCACATGCGGTATTCGGATTGAACTACGTTTATGGTGAAGAGCCGATGATGGTATTGAAAGAAATGCCAGGCTGGTTCTCAAAAATCATGGAATTTATGATTCCTAACGTAGAAGTAGCTTTGTTCTTCCAAAAATTCATGACTCTTGTTGAAATTGCAATTGGTCTCGCAATCATTGTCGGACTATTTACTTGGTTAGCAAACGCAACAACAGTAGCGTTAGTTGTTTCATTCTCCTTATCTGGGATGTTCTATTGGGTAAACATGTGGTTTGTTCCTGTAGCAATTTCCTTAATGAATGGTTCAGGACGTGCAGTTGGATTGGATTACTATGTCATACCATGGATACAGAAAAAACTAGGTAAGTGGTGGTACGGCGATATTAAATCGATTTACGAACCAGGCGTTGAAAAATAG
- a CDS encoding Gx transporter family protein, whose product MNKNKKLIYISLLAAQGVVITLLERSIPFPFAFAPGAKLGLANMVTILALFTLPYKESLTVVWMRLIISTFLGGTLSTFLYSFAGAFLSFFGMVFVRRLGPSRVSLIGVSATGGILHNVGQLIVASTIAHSFSVMLYLPVLAFTGIFSGIAVGIAANYLMEHVVTIQKFQREGARTDRLTRAWYEASYTEEYQNLE is encoded by the coding sequence ATGAATAAAAATAAAAAATTAATATATATATCCTTATTAGCAGCGCAAGGCGTTGTGATTACGTTGTTGGAGCGTTCCATACCGTTTCCCTTTGCCTTTGCTCCAGGCGCGAAATTAGGGTTGGCAAATATGGTAACCATACTCGCTTTGTTTACTTTACCTTATAAAGAGAGTCTAACTGTAGTGTGGATGCGGTTGATTATTTCCACTTTTTTGGGTGGAACATTGTCAACCTTTCTATATAGTTTTGCGGGAGCTTTTCTAAGTTTCTTTGGAATGGTTTTTGTCAGGCGCTTGGGGCCAAGTCGAGTGAGTTTAATCGGTGTGAGTGCTACAGGCGGTATTTTACATAATGTCGGGCAGCTGATTGTTGCAAGCACTATCGCTCATTCTTTTAGTGTTATGTTGTATTTGCCCGTGTTAGCTTTTACTGGTATCTTCTCCGGAATTGCCGTGGGAATTGCCGCCAATTATTTAATGGAGCATGTTGTGACCATTCAAAAGTTCCAAAGAGAAGGAGCACGGACAGATCGTTTGACAAGAGCATGGTATGAGGCAAGTTATACAGAAGAATACCAGAATTTGGAATAG
- a CDS encoding sigma-70 family RNA polymerase sigma factor has translation MQENSQNDSGFTIEEMVDLLKKGNMQYFDVLFKRFYPLIFKFEKTYHLKMLEREDFFQEARIVLYRSIKEYDEKRGMQFAGFYKLMLQNRIFSLIRRESALKRKSEKNTTSYTRVGDLDFADKYVSETRKIEAEGIDSIIHVREMSYSYFETLSAFEKEVFRNYMKGDDYETIAQKTNKSAKQVQYAYDRCRQKMKNLLE, from the coding sequence ATGCAAGAAAACAGTCAAAATGATAGCGGTTTCACAATTGAGGAGATGGTAGATTTATTAAAGAAAGGGAATATGCAATACTTTGATGTACTTTTCAAACGTTTTTATCCATTAATATTTAAGTTTGAAAAGACCTATCACCTCAAAATGCTGGAAAGAGAAGATTTTTTTCAAGAAGCAAGAATCGTTTTGTATCGATCTATAAAGGAGTACGATGAAAAGCGTGGGATGCAGTTTGCTGGATTTTATAAATTAATGTTACAGAACCGCATTTTTAGTTTAATTCGTAGAGAGTCAGCTTTGAAACGTAAAAGTGAAAAGAATACAACTTCGTATACACGAGTGGGAGATTTAGATTTTGCGGACAAGTATGTTTCAGAAACCCGTAAAATAGAAGCAGAAGGTATCGATAGTATTATCCATGTTCGTGAAATGTCTTATAGCTACTTTGAGACTTTGTCAGCTTTTGAAAAGGAAGTTTTTCGCAATTATATGAAAGGTGACGATTATGAAACCATTGCACAAAAAACGAATAAGAGTGCAAAGCAAGTGCAGTATGCCTACGATCGATGCCGACAAAAAATGAAAAATCTCTTAGAATAA
- a CDS encoding NYN domain-containing protein, producing the protein MKKKDILVVDGYNMIGAWPELVKLKNRDLIEEARDRLLVILSNYQEFEGREVWVVFDAQFVPGITKEYTKYKVRVVFTAQGETADTFIEGIVDKLKNVLTEVTVATSDLAEQQLVFARGANRMSANELYKEIKRSTQAIQLESRHFRAASQKKRGSLTEEQLDLLKDLRDFLNEG; encoded by the coding sequence ATGAAGAAAAAGGACATCTTAGTTGTGGATGGGTATAACATGATTGGAGCGTGGCCAGAATTAGTAAAATTAAAGAACCGTGATCTCATCGAAGAGGCACGAGATCGTCTTCTTGTAATTCTTTCGAATTATCAAGAATTTGAAGGACGAGAAGTATGGGTCGTGTTTGATGCCCAATTTGTACCTGGTATTACGAAAGAATATACCAAATATAAAGTAAGAGTCGTCTTCACTGCACAAGGTGAGACGGCTGATACTTTTATTGAAGGCATTGTAGACAAACTGAAGAATGTCCTAACCGAAGTGACAGTGGCGACAAGCGACCTAGCTGAGCAACAGCTTGTCTTTGCCAGAGGTGCTAATCGTATGTCAGCCAATGAGCTTTACAAAGAAATCAAGCGTTCTACGCAAGCAATTCAGCTGGAAAGCCGCCATTTCCGAGCGGCCTCACAGAAAAAACGCGGTTCTTTGACAGAAGAACAATTGGACTTGTTGAAAGACTTGCGGGATTTTTTGAATGAAGGGTAA
- the rlmB gene encoding 23S rRNA (guanosine(2251)-2'-O)-methyltransferase RlmB — protein sequence MNKQNRKPNRSDDPKKRKQKKQPQRSFEKGKVERAEQQSEDFVIGKHAVLETLKSERDINKLFLQEGIGGERIGEILELAKERHIQIQVVPKSKLDLLSDNGVHQGIMLATAAFQYATLDDLFDIAAEKGEDPFFLILDGIEDPHNLGSILRTADASGCHGIIIPKRRAVGLTGTVAKASTGAIEHVPVVRVTNLSRTISDLKERGVWVYATDMEGQTYQKWDTTLPLALIIGNEGKGVSRILKDSADGLLTIPMVGHVQSLNASVAAALMMYEVFRKRNP from the coding sequence ATGAATAAACAAAACAGAAAACCAAATCGTTCAGATGATCCAAAAAAACGGAAACAGAAAAAACAGCCGCAACGTTCTTTTGAAAAGGGGAAAGTCGAGAGAGCAGAACAGCAGTCTGAGGACTTTGTAATCGGCAAGCATGCCGTTTTGGAGACATTAAAATCAGAACGCGATATTAATAAGTTGTTTTTACAAGAAGGTATTGGCGGCGAGAGAATTGGTGAAATTTTAGAATTAGCGAAAGAGCGCCATATTCAAATTCAAGTAGTTCCAAAAAGTAAACTGGATTTACTATCTGACAATGGAGTTCATCAAGGAATCATGTTAGCTACGGCAGCTTTTCAGTATGCAACGTTAGATGATTTATTTGATATTGCTGCTGAAAAAGGCGAAGATCCATTTTTTCTTATCTTGGATGGAATCGAAGATCCGCATAATTTGGGGTCGATTCTACGTACGGCGGATGCGAGCGGCTGTCACGGGATTATTATTCCGAAGCGCCGTGCAGTGGGTCTGACCGGTACCGTTGCAAAAGCTTCAACCGGAGCAATTGAACATGTACCCGTTGTTCGTGTAACGAATTTAAGTCGTACAATTTCTGACTTAAAAGAACGCGGTGTTTGGGTCTACGCAACGGATATGGAAGGACAGACTTATCAAAAATGGGATACGACCTTACCTTTAGCGCTGATCATTGGCAATGAAGGAAAAGGTGTTTCTCGTATTTTAAAAGACTCAGCAGATGGATTGCTTACTATTCCAATGGTTGGACACGTACAAAGTCTAAATGCGAGTGTAGCTGCTGCTTTAATGATGTATGAAGTATTCCGTAAACGAAATCCATAA
- a CDS encoding Mini-ribonuclease 3, producing MTEKQWDLLNGLALAYIGDAAYEVFIREHLLEKGWTKPNDLHRKATHYVSAKAQAVLMQDMLEDETFLTEEETLIYKRGRNAKSHTTAKNADVTTYRISTGFEALMGYLHMTKQKERLQELVQWCIKRVEDENK from the coding sequence ATGACAGAAAAGCAATGGGATTTATTAAACGGCTTAGCGCTGGCTTATATAGGTGACGCAGCTTATGAAGTTTTTATTCGTGAACATTTGTTAGAAAAGGGTTGGACGAAGCCGAATGACCTTCATCGGAAAGCTACTCATTACGTTTCTGCAAAAGCACAAGCAGTGTTGATGCAAGATATGCTAGAGGATGAAACTTTTCTAACAGAGGAAGAGACACTGATATACAAACGAGGACGCAATGCCAAAAGCCATACAACCGCGAAGAATGCGGATGTCACAACATACCGGATTTCTACCGGTTTTGAAGCATTGATGGGTTATTTACATATGACCAAGCAGAAAGAACGTCTTCAAGAACTTGTCCAATGGTGTATAAAACGAGTTGAGGATGAAAATAAATGA
- the cysS gene encoding cysteine--tRNA ligase: MIKIYNTLTRNKEEFQPIETGKVKMYVCGPTVYNYIHIGNSRSTVAFDTIRRYFEYRGYDVNFVSNFTDVDDKIIRAAKEMKLSPAEVADKFIKAFEHDTEALEVKAATLHPRVMDNIPDIIAFIQVLVDKGYAYAVEGDVYYRTEKFEGYGKLSDQSIKDLKIGASERLEEEENRKKENPIDFALWKAAKEGEISWDSPWGAGRPGWHIECSVMATKYLGETIDIHGGGHDLTFPHHENEIAQSEAKTGKTFANYWMHNGFVTLGESGEKMSKSLGNFVLVHDILKELDPQILRFLLATSHYRRPIKFGEKAIEEATINLDKIKHAYLNADYRKSDAVESLDGDPQDVTHFKDLEQRFVKEMDDDFQTDNAMTVIYQFAKELNLYTERKTVSLNVLTEAVRVLQEIMSIFGIKLEQETMLDEEVHALIEERIEARKNKDFARSDEIRDYLKDQGIILDDTPQGTRWRRA; the protein is encoded by the coding sequence ATGATTAAAATATATAATACGCTAACCCGGAATAAAGAAGAGTTTCAACCAATAGAAACAGGAAAGGTGAAGATGTACGTCTGCGGACCCACTGTCTATAATTATATCCACATTGGGAATTCCCGTAGCACAGTAGCATTTGATACAATTCGCCGATATTTTGAGTACCGTGGTTATGACGTTAATTTTGTCTCCAATTTCACTGATGTCGATGATAAAATCATCCGAGCAGCAAAGGAAATGAAACTCTCCCCTGCTGAAGTTGCTGATAAATTCATAAAAGCTTTTGAACACGATACAGAAGCTTTAGAAGTGAAGGCGGCAACCTTGCATCCTCGAGTGATGGATAATATTCCTGATATTATCGCCTTTATTCAAGTTCTCGTTGATAAAGGGTACGCCTATGCAGTGGAAGGCGATGTCTATTATCGAACAGAAAAATTTGAGGGATATGGGAAGTTAAGCGATCAATCCATCAAAGATCTAAAAATTGGCGCAAGTGAACGCCTTGAAGAAGAGGAAAACCGCAAAAAAGAAAATCCGATTGATTTTGCTCTTTGGAAAGCAGCGAAAGAAGGCGAAATATCTTGGGATTCTCCTTGGGGCGCAGGACGTCCAGGTTGGCATATCGAATGTTCTGTAATGGCTACAAAGTATTTGGGGGAAACGATTGACATTCACGGTGGCGGACATGATTTGACATTTCCGCACCATGAAAATGAGATTGCCCAAAGTGAAGCAAAAACAGGTAAAACTTTTGCGAACTATTGGATGCACAATGGCTTTGTAACCTTGGGTGAATCGGGCGAAAAAATGAGTAAATCACTTGGAAACTTTGTATTAGTGCATGATATTTTAAAAGAATTGGATCCTCAAATTTTACGATTCTTGTTAGCAACGTCTCACTACCGTCGGCCAATCAAGTTCGGTGAAAAGGCCATTGAGGAAGCGACCATTAACTTAGATAAGATAAAACATGCCTATCTCAATGCGGATTATCGTAAAAGCGATGCAGTGGAGTCACTGGATGGGGACCCACAAGACGTGACTCATTTCAAAGATTTGGAACAACGTTTTGTTAAGGAAATGGACGATGATTTTCAAACAGACAATGCTATGACCGTTATTTATCAATTTGCAAAAGAATTAAATCTTTATACCGAACGAAAAACGGTTTCGCTTAACGTTTTAACTGAGGCAGTGCGGGTTTTACAGGAAATCATGAGTATTTTTGGCATCAAGCTGGAACAGGAAACGATGCTGGATGAAGAAGTGCATGCATTGATTGAAGAGCGGATAGAAGCAAGAAAAAACAAAGATTTCGCTCGTAGCGATGAAATTCGAGATTACTTAAAAGATCAAGGCATTATCTTGGATGATACGCCGCAAGGAACTAGATGGAGACGAGCATGA